A region of Porites lutea chromosome 13, jaPorLute2.1, whole genome shotgun sequence DNA encodes the following proteins:
- the LOC140922472 gene encoding uncharacterized protein codes for MAMENYCSDSGVSKERAKELLTSEEVEWLKIAVKSFSKTKSMETFCSNLLKIISSSSSRVDHDILAKVRQCLPKNQRSKFTRYCNELLKTEALRGQRRDLARNGSIGEANEFKRGRGLENFAPNFQGSPAKRKKQDKLRPLKNKIEKKESKIDRASADCAKDRKQSKITSKAQRKKLDSPSRSGNKIIVLERNSLKQGFGFRIRGGNSREPSITVAEVKQGSIADQQGLNYRDKIVSVNEKRCGKNGMNMYELIRKIKASKVLQIRITPVQNFCEDVRRAEDVGEANGRERRKQEDELLSTVTVFPGEDGWLGCCIRGGTDYACDVHVISVDAGSPAEMAGIKPGATIVKINGLSTKDLTHVQVVRLVITSGLSVQFSLMCGRKQRSSGQQATNVQPTPLRTYCTRPHEATPPQSPSIERFRPPGYPQRSHGVAESPSQLPMHVLTLDCLPPPPYTPEVPSRHRVLARGKVEPGTPVGCREELQHTHCNQEVQDTIFQEEESPSIGQQQQPQGTHSSQDSQHASNRDEGKPERQQLQSSSSVQKPVVTMEIIDCEDINTDDADMFQDVGQMGEHDSHSSIVQQRNKPETVIEETQDNTSPSSSSQPTASSNGRECLLSHIQQFSQANLRSLGDCPQINASKNMSYSSDDCLPPATNQLSPPQENSRESFLSQIRQFNKEKLRKLSGCPGQAIPCQLQGNPSAKEGLPKDLLQSVETEKDSMQVNDVQECVDADSLFAALAQVMHSRAKVLQDTLSSIEEYDSDSSDGEWEL; via the exons ATGGCCATGGAAAACTACTGCAGTGACAGTGGTGTTTCAAAGGAACGAGCGAAAGAGCTGTTGACAAGCGAGGAGGTCGAGTGGCTTAAAATCGCGGTGAAAAGCTTTTCGAAGACAAAATCGATGGAAACGTTCTGTTCGAATCTTTTAAAGATCATAAGTTCGTCTTCTTCGAGGGTTGATCATGACATTCTCGCTAAAGTTAGGCAATGCCTTCCTAAAAATCAAAGAAGCAAGTTCACCCGTTATTGTAATGAGCTGCTTAAGACGGAGGCCTTGCGAGGTCAAAGAAGAGATTTGGCGAGGAACGGAAGCATCGGAGAAGCTAACGAATTCAAAAGAGGCAGAGGTTTGGAGAACTTTGCACCGAATTTTCAAGGTAGCCCAGCTAAGAGGAAAAAGCAAGATAAGTTAAGACCGTTGAAGAATAAGATTGAGAAGAAAGAGTCAAAAATCGACCGAGCTTCTGCTGATTGTGCCAAAGACAGAAAACAATCAAAAATTACTTCAAAGGCGCAACGAAAAAAATTGGATTCACCTTCAAGATCGGGTAACAAGATTATTGTCCTTGAAAGAAATTCTTTGAAACAAGGTTTTGGATTCAGGATACGCGGTGGAAATTCTCGTGAGCCATCAATAACCGTCGCGGAAGTAAAACAAGGCTCTATTGCTGACCAACAAGGATTAAATTATAGGGATAAGATTGTTAGCGTAAACGAGAAACGTTGCGGGAAAAACGGTATGAACATGTATGAGCTTATTCGAAAAATCAAGGCCTCAAAGGTTCTCCAGATACGAATTACTCCTGTGCAAAATTTCTGCGAAGACGTCCGTAGAGCTGAAGATGTTGGTGAAGCAAATGGAAGAGAAAGAAGGAAGCAAGAAGATGAGCTGTTGTCAACTGTTACTGTTTTTCCGGGGGAAGATGGATGGCTTGGGTGCTGTATCAGGGG tGGCACTGATTATGCCTGTGATGTACATGTTATCTCTGTTGATGCTGGATCCCCAGCAGAGATGGCTGGCATAAAGCCAGGAGCTACGATAGTCAAG ATAAATGGCCTCAGCACCAAGGATTTGACACATGTTCAAGTTGTGAGACTTGTCATAACATCCGGACTTTCTGTGCAATTTTCCTTGATGTGTGGTCGTAAACAAAGATCATCAGGACAGCAAGCCACTAATGTCCAACCAACACCCCTCAGAACTTACTGTACAAGGCCACATGAAGCCACTCCTCCACAGAGTCCATCTATTGAACGGTTCCGTCCTCCTGGGTACCCACAGCGAAGCCATGGGGTGGCTGAATCACCTTCACAGCTCCCTATGCATGTGTTGACCTTGGATTGTTTACCCCCTCCTCCCTACACCCCTGAAGTGCCATCTAGGCACAGGGTATTAGCGAGAGGGAAAGTGGAACCAGGAACCCCAGTGGGATGTCGTGAAGAACTACAGCACACCCACTGCAATCAGGAAGTACAAGACACCATTTTTCAAGAAGAAGAAAGTCCCTCTATAGGACAACAGCAACAACCACAGGGTACCCACAGCAGTCAAGATTCACAGCATGCCAGTAACAGAGATGAGGGAAAACCTGAACGACAACAGTTACAGAGCTCCTCTTCTGTACAAAAACCAGTGGTCACCATGGAAATTATTGATTGTGAAGATATTAACACTGATGATGCAGACATGTTTCAGGATGTTGGCCAGATGGGAGAACATGATTCACATTCAAGTATTGtgcaacaaagaaacaaaccagAAACTGTCATTGAAGAAACTCAAGATAACACTTCGCCTTCTTCTTCAAGCCAGCCCACAGCTAGTAGTAATGGCAGAGAATGTCTTCTAAGTCATATTCAACAGTTTAGTCAGGCAAATCTCAGGAGTTTAGGAGATTGTCCACAAATAAATGCTTCAAAAAATATGTCATATTCATCAGATGATTGTTTGCCTCCAGCTACAAACCAGCTCTCTCCTCCACAAGAAAACAGCAGAGAATCTTTTCTTAGCCAAATAAGACAattcaacaaagaaaaactaagaaaattATCTGGATGTCCAGGACAGGCTATTCCTTGTCAGCTTCAGGGTAATCCCAGTGCAAAAGAAGGCCTGCCTAAAGATCTCCTACAGTCAGTAGAAACTGAAAAAGATAGCATGCAAGTTAATGATGTCCAAGAGTGTGTAGATGCTGACAGTCTTTTTGCTGCACTTGCTCAAGTGATGCATAGCAGAGCAAAAGTACTGCAGGATACTTTAAGCAGCATAGAGGAATATGATAGTGATTCAAGTGATGGCGAATGGGAACTTTGA
- the LOC140923059 gene encoding uncharacterized protein has translation MAADKTVRKNTLAGEDGESDSFHTSENSLEQRTTLTAIGKLKTFAGLEAVEWTFLTISIINVLVAIGITIDRLVELHKDTPDYTFAIILFINIGFCLFYAVHGVLREREFELYVYIVGIVVLLIYIIIDLIVNQKRTTLKWIRFGAIIALGPPNIYFAIKVAQGFGYLAFKTVGAAESIHRMYRYAGMFSCLIKFDLQLAVSLAVFVIMKVNDLQVGDKITVGIGIPFQLFWSILGWCAMRREMKILVWIFAPLSLVEPVYLIYKIVTIAQKWDQNISDGKDVLVYSFLGAAALAFVVRVLVGISFWLVVRNFGKGLKETVFNLPVTGDEPPIFPRKRNTAKCCGVVCCGPLG, from the exons ATGGCTGCAGACAAAACCGTGAGGAAAAATACCCTTGCAGGTGAAGATGGAGAAAGTGATAGCTTCCACACGTCTGAAAACAGTCTTGAACAGAGGACAACTCTTACTGCTATTGGCAAG ttGAAAACCTTTGCTGGCCTGGAAGCTGTGGAGTGGACCTTTCTTACTATTTCAATAATAAATGTGCTAGTTGCAATTGGTATAACAATAGACAGGCTTGTAGAGCTGCACAAAGACACACCAGACTACACCTTTGCAATCATTCTCTTTATTAATATAG GATTCTGTTTGTTTTATGCGGTTCATGGTGTTCTGAGGGAGAGAGAATTTGAGTTGTATGTGTACATTGTGGGAATTGTGGTGCTTTTGATCTACATTATCATAGATCTCATAGTTAATCAAAAAAGAACTACTTTAAAATGG ATCAGGTTTGGTGCTATAATAGCTCTTGGCCCTCCAAACATATACTTTGCCATCAAAGTTGCCCAAGGGTTTGGATACTTGGCTTTCAAGACTGTTGGAGCAGCTGAGTCAATACACA GGATGTATAGATATGCTGGAATGTTCTCATGTCTTATCAAATTTGACTTACAACTTGCA GTCAGCTTAGCTGTGTTTGTGATTATGAAGGTGAATGATTTACAAGTGGGAGATAAGATTACGGTTGGGATTGGCATTCCATTTCAGCTCTTTTGGAGTATACTTGGTTGGTGTGCT aTGAGAAGGGAGATGAAGATTCTTGTTTGGATATTTGCACCTTTGAGTCTTGTGGAACCTGTTTATCTTATCTACAAAATAGTTACG ATTGCACAGAAATGGGATCAGAATATTTCTGATGGAAAGGATGTCcttgtttattcttttcttgGTGCAG CTGCCCTGGCGTTTGTAGTACGAGTACTGGTTGGAATCTCCTTCTGGCTTGTTGTTCGTAACTTTGGGAAAGGATTGAAAGAAACTG TGTTTAACCTTCCCGTGACAGGAGACGAGCCTCCGATCTTTCCAAGGAAAAGAAACACTGCTAAATGTTGTGGAGTAGTGTGCTGTGGCCCTTTAGGTTAA
- the LOC140923509 gene encoding uncharacterized protein: MKSLTFELSLKPKILAMSKQSEDDLLADKIEDEGEEDQINKDSLPDERNAVPAHASRQLKNKTAASSEEISQLTHAILGLTKSLPELINSPRGETKDKGKRPASKSPNAVPAKKAKNKDGEARSSTSASDQSTDCEKLYDSVLNNNSDESEQNTTRSGDEDDFLSELVKEYESDDIVGESLENEKLAKLVDKMFRCKLSEKNLKDRLERQERPANCTTAKPPKVNPGIWRRLREPTKKRDLQFFKIQQALTKGILPVVRITDKLMQAKSLNADECQDLKKQGLEAMSLLTHASYEINMQRRLLLRPDIRREYSALCSSQLPFTDFLFGDDLQKHLKDIGDQNKIGAKITPNYKGHRPSPGRPGNNSYNGYKQSKNWRGDNFKPWKSKNNANRDKTTRTSQ, translated from the exons ATGAAATCACTTACATTTGAGCTG AGCCTCAAGCCGAAGATATTAGCGATGTCAAAACAATCTGAGGACGATCTCCTCGCCGACAAAATTGAGGACGAGGGCGAAGAAGACCAGATAAACAAGGATTCGCTACCCGACGAACGCAACGCGGTGCCTGCACACGCTTCACGACAACTCAAGAACAAAACAGCCGCTTCCTCGGAAGAAATTAGCCAACTCACCCACGCAATTCTAGGCCTGACGAAAAGCCTGCCAGAACTCATCAATTCGCCGCGGGGAGAGacaaaagacaaaggaaaacgGCCGGCGAGCAAATCTCCAAACGCTGTTCCcgccaaaaaagcaaaaaacaaagatGGCGAGGCGAGAAGCTCCACGAGCGCCTCCGACCAGTCAACTGACTGCGAGAAACTCTATGACTCTGTGTTAAACAACAACAGTGATGAGTCAGAGCAAAACACCACTCGTAGTGGTGATGAGGATGATTTCCTCTCGGAACTCGTAAAAGAATACGAGTCTGACGATATCGTGGGCGAAAGTCTCGAAAATGAGAAACTAGCCAAGCTAGTTGACAAAATGTTCCGCTGCAAACTAAGCGAGAAAAATCTCAAAGACCGGCTTGAGAGGCAGGAGAGACCGGCTAATTGTACTACAGCCAAGCCTCCCAAGGTAAACCCGGGCATTTGGCGTCGACTGAGAGAGCCTACTAAGAAGAGggatttacaatttttcaaaatacaacaaGCCCTCACAAAAGGCATCCTGCCAGTTGTCCGAATCACGGACAAGCTTATGCAGGCAAAATCGCTTAATGCTGATGAATGCCAAGACCTAAAGAAACAGGGGCTGGAGGCCATGTCCCTCCTCACTCATGCCTCTTATGAAATAAACATGCAGCGCCGTCTTCTACTGAGACCAGATATTAGGAGGGAATACTCAGCTCTCTGCTCCTCCCAATTGCCATTTACAGATTTTCTCTTTGGAGATGATCTACAAAAGCATTTGAAAGATATTGGCGATCAAAACAAAATTGGGGCCAAGATCACCCCTAATTATAAAGGGCATCGCCCTTCTCCAGGAAGACCTGGCAATAACAGCTATAATGGCTATAAGCAGTCAAAAAACTGGAGAGGCGACAACTTCAAACCTTGGAAATCCAAGAACAATGCCAACCGGGACAAGACAACCCGGACAAGCCAATAG